The Styela clava chromosome 3, kaStyClav1.hap1.2, whole genome shotgun sequence genome includes the window AAATCGAGATGATTTGATCAGTTTAAATTATTTGGAATTTATTCAACTTCTCCAAGCAAAGAAATGTATTTCAAGTaggtaaaatttgttttgaaagagCTGTAAACTTATGCATGAGAATGACCTATATATTTCACCTATCTGCCCGTTTCCATTTTATTATTACCATATGAATTGTGAATATACTTTTTTGCGACTTGTATCAACTTTCAAATTGTTTGTCGGTGAGTAATTACACTTCTTTGCGTGTTGTGACCCTGCTTTAAACTTTCACGTTTGTCTACCAAGCGAAAAAGGTAAATGTATGTTTAAAATGTAGACGCTCCCATTACCATTCTTGAAATTTCTTCTTTGCTTAGTCGTCCTCTATCGCTGGAGATGATAATTTGCTGACATTTTTCCGTTGCTCTGTCACGTCCACTGACATTCAGAATGCCATTTGCATCAATATCGAAGCACACATCAAAATGGGGAATTCCTCTCGGCGCAGGGAGTATTCCATCGATTTCAAAGCTATCCAAGAGTGTGTTGTTTTTTGTCGCTGCGCGCTCTCCTTCAAAtacctttattttatttaacaagGTGTCAGTTGTtacttatttttaattagcaatAGTCTGCTTTTTGGTCGCGTTAGCTTTATTAATGTAGCGACAAGACGTTGAAAATCTTAAACTTGAGAAACAGTAAAACTATTTAGGTATGAAGAGTAGCAGTATTATGTTAcgtatgatatatatatatatgttactCGTTCAGACTTTAGTAACTGTAATAAATCTATACTGACTTTAATCGACACCCCAGCAAATTTTATAACGACACTTACTTTGAACAACACCGAGCTCTGGTTGTCTACTGAAGTCGTAtaatttttcgtgtttttaaaCGGTATGTTTGTATTCCTTCTGACAATGACTGACATATCGCATCCACCCACTTCAACACCAAGTGATAAAGGTGCAACATCATGAAGTTGAAATTCCTTTATCTGCGTAAAGCAAATAAAAAGTCAAggtgaataattttaatctaTAATAAAGTCTAATGGAATATAACACGAGGAAAACAcattaaaagtattttatcCATCTTCTTGGCCTAAATGTTTAAATCAGAAGAAATCATTCATTTTCATATGTAAAATTGAATGATCACATTAATTGGAAATGCCATGCAAAAATTAGTTTTATCCCTCggtgatatttttcaaattttttgaacgATAAACATAAAAACATCAAGAATAAGTTAGTATATACCAGTGAAAAGTTTATACTGATTTAGAATTATTAATATCTCAacatttgacaaaaaaaattctgttgacaaattgaataatttatgaGGTAATTTTACTAGCCCATTTTGCTTCGAAAATATGAGGAATGAAAATGTATTTACCAGGGACGATTCGTCGTTCGACAGATTAGCAGCGTGTGCAGCGGCACCATATGCAACAGCTTCGTCAGGATTGATAGTTCTACAAAGATCTTTTCCTCTAAAGAAATTTTCCAATAATTCTCGTATCTTTGGAATGCGAGTTGAACCACCAACAAGAACAATATCCTCAatctaaataattttgttaaaaattattttaatatgttcggcaaaatatgttataattttaaaaatattgcaataatgaAAGTGAATTCTGAGTATCAACTTTCTTTACCTTGGCTCAggacatatatacatatatttaccTCTTAAAAAAAGTCTCATTatgtgttttgaattttttgcttAGCTTCGATTATCAAAACGTTGTCTAATTGCTTCGAAAACAACATTGATTTTTAAAAGTTATCTCAAACAAAATATCATGAAATTTACTAAATAGTAGAGTAAAGTTTGTTTAAGATTGAAAATCGGGTAACTAATCGTAATTGGTGAGCGTATTCTTGCTATACCATATTCAAACCCTCGTTTTCGAAACTTATTGCCAGCGATTATTGCACACAATTAACACATCTTTTGAGCATTTGAGTTGCAAGAGACAGttcaaacattttaaaaattccatTTACCTCGTCCTTTGACATTTTTGCGTCTTCCAATGCCTGTGCGACAGTCTCAATTGTCTTTGTAAACAAGTCCTGATTCAGAGTCTCAAATCTAGCGCGAGACATCGAGCTGCGGAAATCAATTCCTTCATGAAGAGAATCTATCTGTACCCTGAAAATGCAGACATACATTTGCTAAACCATAAAAGTTGATAACCTTTGAATCACTTTGAATTTCATTTCTATGCACTGATTATGTGTTATGCATTTAGATAGCGTATATGCATTTTAACGCGTTTAGGTAAATGTTATCAACATTGGAAACTTACTTTGCCTGAGTTGAGACAGACAGCTTTCTTTTTGCAGCCTCACACTGAACTCTCAGTCTGTTCAAGGCTCTTCTGTCCACTGAAACATCTACGTCATGTTGACGTTTGAATTCCTCAACAAAGTGATCAACCATTCGGTTATCGAAGTCCTCACCTTTGTATtagtttaaaaatttaatttgatgcTCTTATTAATAAatggtattatttttatttggtctcgtattTCTAGAATCTAGCATGAACTTATTTGAAGACAACTTTTGTAGTTACGCCATTCCTATTTTAGTACCATTTGTAAAAAATCGGCTAAAATCCACCGTAATTTGGAAGTATTTTTGCATGATACACATACAGAATTGTTGAAATGAAGTAAGGTCTCGCAAACGCTTATGTAACAGGATTGAACTAGAAATACTTATACGGCAGTTATTATTGACTTATGTTTGTgtaaaacaatacaaaattaaaTCAGACTAACTTTatcaaaaaagcaaaatataaacGCGTACTTTTACTTTGCGCATACCAATTTTGTTTGTTCATATTCTGATATAATTTTAATGTCGTTGCTCCTACCTCCCAAATGCGTATCACCGCCAGTTGCCTGAACTTCAAATATACTCTCTTGAATTTTTACCACCGTGACGTCAAATGTTCCCCCTCCGAGATCAAATATTAGAACATTCCGCTCGCTTTCATTCTGTTGAAATAGTGCATATTTGTATAGATAAGTGATTAGGGGTGTAATTAgctatttatttaatatagcatattatataatcaaatatcacATAGCTCTTAGTTCTCATTGCCCTTTCCGAACAATTCATCGTTATGAACTATGCGTCtaattgtttcaaaaattgactttgaataaaatgcaaatataataaaatgcagGTAAAACTTACCctttttttgttaatttgttacatttaaaaataggACCAAACAGTTGTGTTTTTCTTTTATGCTAGATGATTTTGCTAtgttctatatttattaatccgaATATTTTGCCATTCAGTATCATATAACAAATAATACAGTGATATATTCAATTCTGAAGGCTATGCTCATCGTGGCACTTTTATTGAGGAATATAAATAACAGgcttgcttttatttttttgtttatggaatcattgaaatttcaaaacaagGACAAGAAACTATTACTAACCATACGATCTAATCCATACGCCACCGCAGCAGCAGTGGGTTCGTTGATCATCCCAATAACATTGAGGCCGGCAATTTTTCCAGCATCTTTTGTTGCTCTGCGTTGAGCGTCATTGAAATAAGCAGGAACAGTAATAACAGCATCAGTGATTTCTTCGCCAAGGTAGTTCTCAGCAGTCTTTTTCATTTCTTCCAGAACCATTGCGCTGATTTGCTCTGGGTAATATACCTTTCGTTCGTAGCATTGAACAACCTAAAAATATATCAGAACAACTTCAAACAGtgatttcttcaaaaaaaaataacccgAAAGCTGAAATAAAATAGACTGATCGCTTTGCGGTGTTACGGGCGACCACGAAAATTCCATGTAGCATAGTAATTACGCTTTGTAAATGCCGATTGACCTGATACTCAAAGCAGTTCAACTATGGAATAGCGAATTCTGCAGA containing:
- the LOC120341969 gene encoding heat shock cognate 71 kDa protein-like; this translates as MPAIGIDLGTTNSCVAVFRKGQVEIIPNEQGDRLTPSCVSFTSEERLIGDAAKQEAPINFENTLIQIKRLIGRTYDDPVVQEDMKLWGFVILNDGNKPKIPVVQCYERKVYYPEQISAMVLEEMKKTAENYLGEEITDAVITVPAYFNDAQRRATKDAGKIAGLNVIGMINEPTAAAVAYGLDRMNESERNVLIFDLGGGTFDVTVVKIQESIFEVQATGGDTHLGGEDFDNRMVDHFVEEFKRQHDVDVSVDRRALNRLRVQCEAAKRKLSVSTQAKVQIDSLHEGIDFRSSMSRARFETLNQDLFTKTIETVAQALEDAKMSKDEIEDIVLVGGSTRIPKIRELLENFFRGKDLCRTINPDEAVAYGAAAHAANLSNDESSLIKEFQLHDVAPLSLGVEVGGCDMSVIVRRNTNIPFKNTKNYTTSVDNQSSVLFKVFEGERAATKNNTLLDSFEIDGILPAPRGIPHFDVCFDIDANGILNVSGRDRATEKCQQIIISSDRGRLSKEEISRMVAEAERYRSEDALWKEQSEARNMLENYTYAIKHYIENPENCGDITVKEQSKVVDKCNEILGWIDNNKNTLKKSFESKKEELKSFCLPVLSKISGGTDLLESLEKKD